From Aegilops tauschii subsp. strangulata cultivar AL8/78 chromosome 5, Aet v6.0, whole genome shotgun sequence:
attagaactgccatcagggcctgccgatattcctggccgtccgacttcccctttaattcccgcggccattataaccttagtctcttcaacctttcgatcgtgccccacaacacaacaagcacacccacgacgacacatagagaggggatgtctagcggcgctccaatggagttcggcgagcatagagtggagacccaggCGAGGGAGAcagatctctcggtggtgtacaccatcggcccggccgtggtggacgactacatcaacagcgttgagcagttgcttgctcgagacaagtaaaggtggttggcatcgacctccagtacaccgccggtcgtcccggcatagatcagaaggttgtcgtcgcccagttgtgtgtgcgccatcatgtcctcatctaccactactgcatggccacagagccttgcgaccgtttcaataggtttgtcaacagcaccgactacaagttcgccacggtggaaaccaccgacgatgtaaaagcgctcagtgttacgggcttggactgcaagaaccttgtcgaaattcgtgaccactacagggtctggggcagcacaaAAGAAGGACTCCCtagtcgaactcgcctcggccatcatcgacccctactacgaaaagatgaagcaggatgccagAGAACCAGTACCgtatcctggcacagggcctggatgcggcaactggatgaacctcacctcaggttcatggccaagagcgtgtacacatgctacgagatgcacaggcggatcgttgacatgaggaagtgcctcgttacccaaatcgacgagcccggatcgagccacaagcagagcaagcgtcacaagaagtagatgatgatcagatgatcgtttatgctagttaatcatgcatgtaatatatagtttactttattggtgtgtgaaaatgtcatgtgtgtagtagccacctatgtaattatgcatgtaatagtttactttggtgtgtggaaatgccatggttgtagtagccacctatgtaagtggatgtttaatttggttatgtaaccatgtccttataagtatTATATAATGTTGTTtatgtatgcaatcccatcgcacaacacacacgtcttattagcagcaaccgtctgtgttattatcggtcttcgcacacatttctgattacagacctgtttgccgcatatcacacacatcttgttatattgaaccgtttctgttctcttgcctcaacacaaacagttcatccgagtgaaccgcatgccgtatatagcacacaccttgatctggctgaccgtttcttttgtgttgcctaattacaaacaattcatccgagtgaaccgtatgttgtatatcgcacacaccttcatctggctgcccgtttcttttgttcctcctcatcgcaaatagttaattgaactgaaccgtatgccctgcatcgcacatgcaactaaaatctgaaccatgtttgatgcatcctccatcgcaaatgttttgcaccttttttgacggtttttttacaccaccgtttgcgattatggcatcgcacacagtttcgtcgaagggtctctgatcgtagtgtcgcgttagcagcatcctgcagtagtgacatCTACACCATACTTTTCCAAGCATGCATCAATCAAAGTCTGAATGCTAGTAGTTGGATCAGATCTGAACAGTGACTCGTAGTTCTTTGTCAGCCACTTGGCACCGATCCTGGTTGTCTCTGTACTACTAGGGAAAGTGTGGTTTATTCTCAACTTCTTAATTACAAAATTTTTTCCCCTTATATAACTGCTGCCACAATAAAGAACTTGCAATGTTCTGCTCTACACTAAACAATTATCCTTTGACCTGAGTGATATATAAGATCAACAAAGCATCTCTAAATTGACGTTGATCCCTGAAACACATGTGCAGACGTAGTTGCTGATGTGGTTGCTCCATTTTCTCATCGTACCATTTTCTAGCTGGCCTCTTTTTTCCCAGCCTTCCTTTTCTTTGGTAGGACAAATGGTAGTGGCTCAAACCCATCACCACCACTCTCCTTCAGCAAACCATTCTCTTATTCATCTGGTGAAGGTTTAAAATCAGGTTCCTCTTCTTCTAATACACAAGAATGTGACCTTGTTGTTGGTCCTGTCCTAACTGGCAACTTTTGCTTCTTGTGTGCAGGTACAACTATAGTTTCTTCTTCTACTGAACAAAATTTGTCATCTTCTTCCAGCTCAAACAGTTTCTCAACCTCCATGTCACTCTCATAATGTAGCACTTCCTCTTTTGATTCTTCATCATCTGTTTATTTCTCTTCTAGTCCTTGCTCTCTCTGTCTCTTTCCCTCTTCTATCTCCATGTCTTCAGCAACAGTCATATAATAAGGGTTATTGTCACTGCCATATTCACCTTGAAAATCAGAGTCAGAAGCATCACTGCCAGCATatcccttttcttcttcttcttcttgcacAACAACTTTTAACTTGGCATTTACATTCCCGATTTCTTGTGTGCAAATAGCAGGACCATGAGTTGCATTGGAGCTGCCACACTGGCTTTCAAAGACAACACCTTGTTGATCAACAACTAAAATAGTAGGCCCACCAAGATAATAAACAACAGGCTCTTGATACACAATTGGGAATAATTCTTGCCTCCGAAATTCACTCACAGGTGGTGGACATGCCCTAACTAACAAATTAAGCACTAGAGTCTCCTTATTCTGCCTCTTTATCATTTTTAATTGAGCATTACTCTCTACCAATGCTAGCCCTTGCTCTCCTAAGCCTGGAGTCTCAATGTAATACAATGAATCATATAATCCTTTGGTTTCCATCAGTGCAACTAAATTCAGAAATGTTACATCTGAACTGCATAGCTTCCTCTCCAATTTTTCCTGACATCAAAATGTATCCTAACCTCCCAAATGTCATCATACAAACTACAAATCAAAGAAAATTTCAAGTAATTAGTAGGCCTAATCCACAATTTGTCTTAACAGAACACAAGAGAATGAACAGTTAACCCTAATCCACAATTTGAATGAACAGTTAGGCCTAATCCACAATTTGAGTTGACATGCAAGGAAGAACAGTGATGCCTAACCCTAATCCCCATTTGGAGTTAacagaaaaaagaagaaagtaaaCCTAACCCCCAATCCCCATTTTCAGTTAGCAAAGGAGGAAAGGATAACTTACAACACACTGTTGATTCCATGCGTCCAGTAATGGCGAGTGCTAGGGTTCACCACCCAAATATGCGCCATCCGCACCCGCTACTCCATGGACAACACCGGCTCTAAAAAATTGTCGTCGTCGTTGGAGTACGCAGAGCTAGAGTAGCCGCCGGCACCGTCGATTCCTCCTGCCGTGGTGCTACCTAAGCCGGGAAGGTCTCCACCGCCATCGCCGCAGAGCAGCTGTGCGAGAGAGGTAGGGGGCGACTGGCCGAACTGGTTCAAACGAGCCAGGTTAAGAACGACCGAGTTGTACTCGTCCTAGTCAGCACGCGGGCACGCGCCGATTGGCCATCGTGGCACCTGACTGGAATTTGGAGAGCCCCACCGGTCAGTTTCAGCGTCTATACATGTTTATACGGCGTTTAGATCGTCATGTTGCCGTGCACCCCCAATATTTGTATTGACATGTAAAGATTACGTAAAGTGGTTCCAATCCTCACCCAATGCCCCAATTGTGGTACCTCCATGCAGTGGCGGAGCTACGTGCACTGCTGCAGGTGCCGTGCCCCCCCCCAGCCTTGGACAAAATTAGGAAGAATTTTTTTAGGGGCTGATTAGATTAGAAAAATTATAGTCTTTGGCCCCCTCAAGCATCCATGTTTTATGTTTGGTCCCCCCTAGTATCTTGTCTAGCTCCGCCAGTGCCTCCATGTAATTAACTCGGTTATATGATTTTTTTCCCCCATGATTTAAGCAAAGAGCAAAATGGGCTTAGCTccgttttattttattttcatagTTATTGACGGAGCCGCCGCTGAAATCCGCCATCGACGTGTTCAATACTGTTTGAAATTGGCATGTCCCGCTTTGTCTTGATTCTTGGTTATCTTATCCGCTCCCAGCCAGCAGCCAGCAATCATTGGTCATTTCATCCTCCAGGCATCTCCATTGCTGCCCATTCCCCCCTAAACTAATCTCTAGATCTATGTTGCTTGCTTGATTGCTGCTCCACGCCCTCCTTCAGTTGGCTGTCTCATACGGCCGCTCCGCTCTCGGTTTGCTGTATTTCTCCAGCTCTCTTTGCGTCTAGATTTCTGTTAGTGCAGATTTGTTGTAGCCACTGCTACCAGCGCTACAGGTAATACACCAGAGAGCACCGGTCTCGCTGATCTGAACATAGCTGCGTATTTTGTATTTCTGCCAGTGAAGTTTCAGATGTGTTTTGCGGTTTCTGAGCGTCGAATTTCTCTATGAATTGGTGCTAAGCCGTACCTCTGTTTATCCATTTTGGGGATGTGGTAGAGGAGtagttttttttcgaaaaggatGTGGTAGAGGAGTAGTACCTTTGAACAATAGGCCGACTCGCATCATTGTGTGCAGTCATGGGGCTTTGTACTTGAGTAGTTTGAGATCCTGAGTCATCCCAATTTGCATTGGTACATGCTACAGCTACAACTACATCATCTAAAACCACGCTGGAGAAGAATCCATTGCCGGTTTACCCTTGTAAGTTTTTTCTCCATCTTTGTGTGTGTACTTCTAATGGTAAACGATGCGCATTTCGCCTCATGTTCGAAAGAGAAACAAATTGGCTAAAAAAATCAGGCAACATAAGCAGTAGGTTGTCTACTAAAAAAGAAAAGGGCAGCTCCGAAAGGCGGTTACTACTGTATTTTATAGCTCTTTCTGAAGTATAAAGAGAGATTTTCTTTGCAAGGGGGAATATAGGGACATCAATTGAAGCTCTGTATATGTTTAAAAGATGTAATGATGGGGTTCTAGCACTGAAAAGTATGCAGCTTAGTTGGTCATGTGTTAAAATTATATTCCGGGCCGATGTATGGTTGAATAGATATTTGCATCAGCTGGATGACCTATAACCACTATATGTACCAGCAGAAATGGAGAACAATCTACCAGTCAACGTTCGTGAGTATCAAGAACTGGCCAAAAAAGCACTGTCAAAGATGCACTATGATTACATCAACGGAGGAGCGGAGGATGAACACACATTGAGGGACAATATCGCGGCATATGGAAGAATTTTGTACTTTCCTATAGACTTGAATCTTATAGGTAAAATCTTCATTGACCTGAAGAGTTTAGACTTGAAGATTTTCTTGGTGTGTATTCTGCAGGTTACGACCTCGGGTTCTTGTAGATGTCAGCAACATAGacatgtcgacaagcttgttgggATATAACATGCCCTCTCCCATAATTGTTGCACCAACGGGGTCACACAAAGTAGCAAACCCAGAAGGTCCCAAAATTCTAAAGTTATTTCAGAATGTTAAAATGTGGCATCTAAGCTCTGGTAATATCCCTACATCTCAATGCTTATTTCAGGGGAGGTGGCTACAGCAAAAGCTGCAGCATCATGTAATAGCCTAATGGTTGGTGACATCTGATAACAAGATCTTTCGCTCGACTTTTATTTCTGCTGTGGATTTCTATACATGTTTGTATTTTTCAAGTACAGGTGCTATCCTTCTCATCCAATTGCAGAATCGAGGAGGTTGCCGCCAGTTGTGATGCGATTCGTTTTTATCAGTTATATGTATGACATCTAGACTTCAAGCTCCAGTTATATAATTCCTTTCATGATGATGTGATTTCTGATTTTATTTTTTACTAACATCATAGGTGTTTAAGAAGAGAGCTGTTTCAGCAACATTGGTACGGCGGGCGGAGAGCAGTGGATTCAAGGCAATTGTTTTGACAGTTGATAATCCAATGCTCGGTCGTCGTGAACGTGATATTAGAAATAAGTAAAGTTATATTTTAAAATTTCTTTGTACAACATTATGTTATTTTTAGTCTACATATACTAACCCACTAAAATGACCATATGGGAATTTCAACCTTAATCTGGTAGTTCTTTTAGTACTACCTTAGATTCTTAATAATATGAGATACAATTATACCTAAAAGATATTCATGTGGCATTTCAAGATCTTAAACAATCACCATGGTGCAGACTTCTTATGTTCAGTTTGCTGATGTGATTGCTCATGCAGGATGGTTGCTCCTGACAAGCCAAACCTCGAAGGTTTAATTTCATTGGAGAATCTTGATACTGTGAGTCAATGTCTGTTCGGTAGAATTACCTAGAGTATATTTACTTGAAAATAATAATTTGTTCGTTCTGGAAAAAAATAGTTTATGATACTCAGATACTGCATGAACTCATTTTCCTTTCTGAAAGACTCAAGCACAAACTCATATATTTCGCATTTGCAGACAGACGGCTCGCAGCTTGCGAAATACGTGCGGGATACGATGGATCCATCCTTATCATGGAAGGTATTGAAAATCGGCACCTATATGCAAACTAAAATTTTAGATACTACAGTGTATGCTTCAGTATTTCATAAGTAtattctttttttttgcggggtgtGGACATTTCACAAGTATATTCAACTGTAGTTTCAAGCACAATTAGGCACACTCAGTAGTAGGACATGCTGATATAACATGTAGTCCTGCCCTGTATGTATATATAGGGAGACAGTAACCTTGAACTGCTCCAGTACTAACTAGGCTGCTGCACTGATGTCTGAAAACGAGGCAATCATCCAGGAGTATATTGGAAATTGGCACATGGATTCTGACATTCTGTCTCCGGTAACCCTCTGCGCAGGATGTGGAGTGGCTGAAATCCATAACCAGCCTGCCGATTCTAGTGAAGGGCATCCTCACGGCTGAGGACGGTAAGTCTGTGGCCACTGTAAAACATCCTCACTGTAATTGAGAGGATAAATTTGTGTTAATCTTGCAACTTGTTAATCATCATTTATTTCTGCGTGACACTGAACGCCGTGGGGAACAAACAGCTAGAAAAGCAGTGGAGGCTGGGGCGGCCGGTGTGATCGTCTCCAACCACGGCGGTCGGCAGCTTGACTATGCGCCTGCCACCATATCCGTGCTCGAAGAGGTATACTGAAGCGTGCTCATCGTTCTTCTCGTCTTTCATTTTGATCAGCAGAGACAATCAAGTAGATTTTATGTCATATTCCCTCCgttctaaatatttgtctttctagagatttcaacaagtgactacatacggagcaaaatgagtaaatctacactttaaaatatgtctaaatacatccatatgtggtagtccatttaaaatctctaaaaagacaaatataaAGGAACGGAAGGAGTATATCCTTAAAAAGGGGTGTGCATTAGTCCATGCAAAGGGCCAGAGAGGCAATGAAGCTTTCCTATACATAAAAGACATTCTTaaggcggcgcatctaccagcgCGGCCGTCCCCATGCTGACAAGGATTGCGCCTTGCAAGAGGACGACGCAACCTAAAGTTACACTTTTGATCTAGAGTGTGGTGTCGTTATTTATATGGGCCATGTTGGGATGGGAGTGGGTGAGCTGTTAAGGCCCGTGGTACACTCGTCCAAATCTGGTAGCGAATTAATGAACATTGAATCCTCTCCTCCtctgttcttcttcctcctttcctgCTCTTTCATGATCCCCGTCTCTCCAAGATCCCATTGTATCGTGATTGCTTGGAGTTCAGGATATCACAAGTTGGTACCAGAGCCAGTGTTGATGTGGCATACTTCATATCATTGCGATCGTACTAGTAAATTCTTAGGAATGTTGTTGGAGGCCTTAGGGCCCGATCTGCTTAAATCCCGAATCGGGTTGGATGATTTAGAGCTGAAATTGCGACGGGTCGTCCAAGGCTAGCGTGCAGTGTGTTGAGTTTTCTCGACAATAGAAGCGCTCAAGACCAGGGTGATGTCCGAATTGGACAAATTAGAATGGATATGAGAGAAATAGGGAAAAATCAATTTTATTTTTGCTCATCTGGATGAACTAGGTCAGGCGTTTGGGGAGCAAGTTGAATGGATCGATCTGATTTACATTGAAGCCAATTTATCCATTATGTCGCTAGGCATGTGCGCTAGGAGGCGGCAATCGCCGCGCCATGAAGGGCATGCAGACCCTCTTGCCGCCATCTAAGGAGGGCAGCATCCTGCGACCACCACTGCAGCCAAATTTCCTAACTCCACACTAGTGACTGGTGTCCATGGATGCCCAAGATGAACTCCCCGCGTTCGACGTCACTGATGTACGAACCTAGTTGGATGGGTAAACATCTTACTTCGCTTTGTATTTCCTTGACGGGTTCGAGGCCACATCGTCTGCACGACATATGATTGGCAATGTGGCTCACTAGTACCATGTCAAAAGACAAGTCATCGTGGCCAATGTGGGCTCAATTTCAGGAGGCGGTGCTGTAGGAATTCGATCATAATATACACCAAGACAATATATGCACGTTAATAGTGCTCATGTGGACCAGCTCCATGGGGGGATACAAAACGGAGTTCTAACAGTTTGTGTAGCAGTTGCATTTGTATGAATGTGGTAAGTGACACATTCTTGTGACACGTTTTGTGTTAGCGTTTGAAGGATGAACAAAAGGGCATTTTCAAAATTCTGTTACGTGCAATGGCTAGCGAGATAGAGGCTTGCAACAGTTCAAGAGGACATCCTGAGCATAGCGAAACCATCATGTGATCCATTGCACAAGCGTGTCTATGAGAAGTCTGATGCTAAATCAACAACAACACATCATAGCAATATGTGGAAGGCCAGGAAACTAAAAGACTGCATGTGTGTGCAGGGTGTAGGATCGATTAAGTACGTATAGAGGGGGGTGACTACTAAGCCAAAAGGGGACTCTTTTTCCCAAATTTTAGTTCCATTGGCAATTTTAGGCTTTTCTAGCAATCTATCAAGCACCGTACACATGCAAGTTTATGAAAGTATGAGCTGCAGAAAGTAAAGACATGCAAGTGAAAGTAACAGGTAGAATTAGAGATATGCAAACACGAACTAGATCAGTGAAGATTTTTCCTGTGGTTCGGATAGTTGCGCTATtttacatccacgttgatggagtcTTCAATCCACAAGGACCTAAGATCACAAGGATAACGATTGCGAGATCCCACTAAGGTACATTCCACGTAGGGAActcacccacgaagggtccatgaaggaGCAACCAACTTATTCCACCATGTCGTACGCCCACAAAGGACTAGCCTCACTAAAGGTAGATCTTCACCAAGTAGGTGATCTCCaagcccttacaaactt
This genomic window contains:
- the LOC109773709 gene encoding peroxisomal (S)-2-hydroxy-acid oxidase GLO4 isoform X2, producing the protein MENNLPVNVREYQELAKKALSKMHYDYINGGAEDEHTLRDNIAAYGRILLRPRVLVDVSNIDMSTSLLGYNMPSPIIVAPTGSHKVANPEGEVATAKAAASCNSLMVLSFSSNCRIEEVAASCDAIRFYQLYVFKKRAVSATLVRRAESSGFKAIVLTVDNPMLGRRERDIRNKMVAPDKPNLEGLISLENLDTTDGSQLAKYVRDTMDPSLSWKDVEWLKSITSLPILVKGILTAEDARKAVEAGAAGVIVSNHGGRQLDYAPATISVLEEVGRPVMYGLAARGEAGAKHVIEMLNRELELAMTLCGCRSVAEITRDRVQTEGDRMRSLL
- the LOC109773709 gene encoding peroxisomal (S)-2-hydroxy-acid oxidase GLO4 isoform X1; translated protein: MENNLPVNVREYQELAKKALSKMHYDYINGGAEDEHTLRDNIAAYGRILLRPRVLVDVSNIDMSTSLLGYNMPSPIIVAPTGSHKVANPEGEVATAKAAASCNSLMVLSFSSNCRIEEVAASCDAIRFYQLYVFKKRAVSATLVRRAESSGFKAIVLTVDNPMLGRRERDIRNKMVAPDKPNLEGLISLENLDTTDGSQLAKYVRDTMDPSLSWKDVEWLKSITSLPILVKGILTAEDARKAVEAGAAGVIVSNHGGRQLDYAPATISVLEEVVKAVAGAVPVLVDGGIQRGTDVLKALALGARAVMVGRPVMYGLAARGEAGAKHVIEMLNRELELAMTLCGCRSVAEITRDRVQTEGDRMRSLL